Within the Nocardioides aurantiacus genome, the region CGGACCGGCCAGGCGGCCGTTGGCCATCGCCTCCTTGACCACCACCAGCCACCCGGCGTCGTGGGCCCGCGCCAGCGCCGGGCCGGCGGAGGGCTCGAGCGGGTTCCAGGTCGACTGCACCGTGGTGAACGGCGGGTCCGGCAGCGCGAGGGCCCGGCGCAGCACGTCGGCCTGGTCGGGCCCCGACGTCGAGAGCCCCACCCGGACCCCCTCGTCGGCCAGCGCGCGCAGCCGCCGCAGCACGGCCTCGTCGCCGAGCGCCGGGCTGTCCGAGGTCAGGCTGTGCACGAGGTAGAGGTCGGGCGGACCGCCGAGGGCGGCCAGCGTCTCGGGCCACTGCCGCTCCAGCGTGGCCACGGAGTGGTCCTTGGTCTCGTGCTCGGCGGCGCCGGGGGAGAACCCGGCGACGTAGGTGTAGCCCCACTTCGACCCCACCCGCACCTCGCGGCGGCGCGCCGGCGCAGCGGCCAGCCAGCCGCCCAGGAACTCCTCGGCGGCGCCGTAGGACCGGGCGGCGTCGTAGTGCCGGACGCCGGCCTCCCACGCGGCGTCGAGCACGGCCACCGCGTGCGAGCGCAGCCGCTGCACGTCGTACCGCTCGGGGCCGGCGTCGGCGGCGAGGTCGTCTCCGTGGCCCAGGTTGAGGTACTCCGGGCGCCCCAGCGCGGCGGTGCCGAGGCCGAGCTCGGCGCTCACGGGAGCGGGTGTCGCGGGTCGTGGACGGACATGCGCGCCATGGTGCCAGCCCGTGGTGGGGTGGGCGGGCGTCCCGGGGATACCGTGGCCGCACGTCCGTCGAGGGGGGAACGCCCGTGCTCCGTCAGCTGCTCCTGCTGCTCTCCCGCAGCCCTGCTGTGAAGGGCCTGGTCACCCGGGTCCCGGTCAGCAGTGCGATCGTCACGCGCTACGTGCCGGGCGAGGCCACCGAGCAGGCCGTGGCCGCCACCACCGAGCTGGCCGCCGACGGCCTGCAGGTGACGCTGGACTTCCTCGGCGAGGACACCCTCGACCAGGCGCAGGCCGAGTCGACGGTCCAGGCCTACCTCGAGCTGCTGGAGGCGCTCGGTCGTGCGGGCCTGGCCCGGCACGCCGAGGTCAGCGTCAAGCTCTCCGCCGTCGGCCAGGCGCTGCCCGAGGTGGGGGAGCGGCTGTCGACCGACAACGCCCGCCGGATCTGCGCGGCGGCGCACCAGCTCGGCACCACGGTGACCCTCGACATGGAGGACCACACCACCACCGACCGCACCCTGGCCACGCTGCGCGAGCTGCGGCGCGACTACCCCGAGACCGGCGCGGTGCTGCAGGCCTACCTCCACCGCACCGAGGCCGACTGCCGCGACCTCGCCCACGAGGGCAGCCGGGTGCGGCTGTGCAAGGGCGCCTACAACGAGCCGGAGTCGGTGGCCTTCACCGACCGCCACGAGGTCGACAGGTCCTACGTGCGCTGCCTGAAGGTGCTGATGGCCGGGTCCGGCTACCCGATGGTCGCCACCCACGACCCGCGGATGGTCAAGATCGCCGCGGCGCTGGCCACCCGCAACGGCCGGATGCCCGGCACCTACGAGTTCCAGATGCTCTACGGCATCCGCGCCGAGGAGCAGCAGCGCCTGGCCCGGGCCGGCGAGCAGGTGCGGGTCTACCTGCCCTACGGCGACGAGTGGTACGGCTACCTGATGCGCCGCCTCGCCGAACGCCCCGCCAACCTGACCTTCTTCCTGCGCTCGCTGGTGTCGCAGAAGTGAGCGCCGAGCAGCCCGGAGCCGGCGCCGCGTCCCCGCTCTCCTCCGGGACCACGACAGCGGTGATCGGCGCCGGGGTGATGGGGGAGACCCTGATCTCCGGGCTGGTGCGCGGCGGCCACGACCCCTCGCTGCTGCTCGTGGTGGAGAAGCGGGTCGACCGGGCGCAGGTGCTCGCCGACCGCTACGGCGTCCGCGTCGTCGACGACCTCGCCGCGGTCGCCGTGGCCGACACCGTCGCGCTGGTCGTCAAGCCGCAGGACATGTCCGAGGTGCTGGCCGAGGTCCGCGACCACGTCGTCCCCGGCCAGCTCGTGGTCAGCCTGGCCGCCGGCATCACCACCGCCTTCGTCGAGGCCCGGCTGCAGCCGGGCGTCGCCGTGGTGCGGGTGATGCCCAACACCCCGGCGCTGGTCGACGAGGGGATGGCCGCGATCTCGGCGGGCAGCCACTGCGACGTCGAGCACCTGGCCCGCGCCGAGGCGATGCTCGCGGTCACCGGCAAGGTGCTGCGCGTCCCGGAGAAGCAGCAGGACGCGGTGACGGCGATCTCCGGGTCCGGTCCGGCCTACCTCTTCTTCGTGGTGGAGGCGATGATCGAGGCCGGCGTCCACCTCGGCCTCCCGCGCAGCACCGCCACCGAGCTGGTGGTGCAGACCGTGGTCGGCTCCGCGACGCTGCTGCGCGAGACCGGCGAGCACCCGACGGTGCTCCGCGAGCAGGTGACCTCGCCCGGGGGCACGACCGCGGCCGCCATCCGCGAGCTGGAGGACCACAAGGTCCGCGCCGCCTTCCTCACCGCCATGGAGGCCGCCCGCAACCGATCGGTCGCCCTGGCCCGCGACGAGGACTGAGCGGGTCGTGGACGAGCACCGCAGCTGCCGCGCCAGCCTGGTGTACGACGAGTCGCTCACCGGCTACGACTTCGGGCCCGAGCACCCGATGAACCCCGTCCGGGTCGACCTGACCGTGGACCTGGCCCGGCACGCCGGGGTGCTGGACACCCTGAGCGTCGTCGCCGCGCCCGACGCGACCGAGGACGACCTCGTCACCGTGCACGACCCGGCGATGATCGAGGCGGTGATGCGCTCCAGCCGCGACCCCGCCCTCACCGACCTGCCGCGCGGGCTGGGTGGCGACGACAACCCCACCTTCGCCCGGATGCACGAGGCCGCACGCCACGTCGTCGGCGCCAGCGTCGAGGCGGCCCGTCAGGTGTGTACCGGGCAGGTCGACCACGCCGCCAACATCGCAGGCGGCCTGCACCACGCGATGCCCGACCGGGTCAGCGGCTTCTGCGTCTACAACGACGTGGCGGTGGCGATCCGGTGGCTGCTGGAGCACGGCGCCGAGCGGGTGGCCTACGTCGACGTCGACGTCCACCACGGCGACGGCGTCGAGCGGATCTTCTACGACGACCCCCGGGTGCTGACGATCTCGCTGCACGAGACCGGGCAGATGCTGTTCCCCGGCACGGGCTTCCCCGCGGAGTCCGGCGGTCCCGACGCGGTCGGGACCGCGGTCAACGTGGCGCTGCCGCCCGGCACCGCCGACGCCGGCTGGCTGCGCGCCTTCCACGCCGTGGTGCCGCCGCTGCTGCGGGAGTTCGCCCCGGACGTGCTGGTGACCCAGCAGGGCTGCGACAGCCACCGCGACGACCCGCTGGCCCACCTCGCGCTCAGCGTGGACGGGCAGCGGGCGAGCTACCTCGCGCTGCACGAGCTGGCCCACGAGACGGCGGGCGGGAAGTGGGTCGCGCTCGGCGGCGGCGGCTACGCCGTGGTCGACGTCGTGCCGCGTGCCTGGACCCACCTGCTCGGGGTGCTGGCCGGTGCCCCGCTGGCGACCGACGTGGCGACCCCGGAGGCGTGGCGCGAGGGGGTGCTGGAGCGGCTCGGCGTGCGGGCGCCGTCGCGGATGACCGACGGCCGCTCCGCGGCGTACAAGGACTGGGGCGAGGGGTTCGACCCCGACACCTGGCTGGACCGCGCGGTGCAGGCCACGCGCGACGCGACCTTCCCCGAGCACGGCCTCGACCCGATGCTGTAGCACCGCCGCCCGCCGGGGTGGAAGCGGCGCCCGCGCCTGGCGCAAGCCGACACGCCGCAACCTCATGAGTCACATGCACGATTTTGTGGCACACGGGTCACACGAGCCCTATCCTTCTCACAGCGCACGTGGGGTCGTCGTGGGACAGCCGGGGGACGTGCAACAGAAAGCTTGGTGTGACCATGCCGACCAACAAGCCGGGAGACATCTCCGAGGTGAAGTTCCTGACGGTGGCCGAGGTCGCCGCCCTGATGCGGGTCTCGAAGATGACCGTCTACCGCCTCGTCCACAACGGCGAGCTGCCCGCCGTCCGCGTGGGCCGCTCGTTCCGCGTCAGCGAGGACGACGTCGACGAGTACCTCAAGACCAGCTTCTACGACGCCGGCTGAGCTCCGGGCCCCGCCCGCTGTCCGCGCTCCGGCGCGATTGGGAGGGGCCGGGGGTCGACGGCTAGGCTGTGGCTTCTGCGCCGCCGGGTCCCGACGGCGCTTCCGAATCAGCCTCAACGAATAGGTCCGACGTGGGTTCTGTCATCAAGAAGCGCCGCAAGCGCATGGCGAAGAAGAAGCACCGCAAGCTGCTGAAGAAGACGCGCGTGCAGCGTCGTCGTCTGGGCAAGTAAGGACCTAGCCCCGACCATGGGCCACGTCGTCCTCGTCACCGGCGTCGCCGGCGACCTCGGGCGCCGCTTCGCGGCGCAGCTGTCCGAGGCGCCGGGGGTCGACCGCGTCGTCGCGGTCGACGTCCTGCCTCCTCGGGGCGACCTGGGGCAGGCGCACTTCGTCCGCGCCGACATCCGCAACCCGGTCATCGCCAAGGTGATGGTGCGCGAGCGCGTGGACACCGTGGTGCACGCCAGCGTCGCGGCCACCCCCGCTGCGGCGGGCGGGCGGTCCTCGACCAAGGAGCTCAACGTCATCGGGACGATGCAGCTCCTGGCGGCCTGCCAGCAGGCCCCCGACGTGCGCAAGCTGGTGCTGAAGTCCAACGCGGCCTTCTACGGCGCCTCGCACCGCGACCCCGCGAAGTTCACCGAGGGCATGACCGCCAAGCGGCTCGCCGGCGGCGGGTTCGCCAAGGACGTCAACGAGGTCGAGTCCTACACCCGCGGCTTCGCTCGCCGACGTCCCGACGTCGACGTCACGACGCTGCGGCTGGCCAACGTGATCGGGCCGCGGATCACCACCGCGATGTCGGGCTACTTCCGGCTGCCGGTGGTGCCGACCGTGCTCGGCCACAACCCCCGGCTGCAGCTGCTGCACGAGCAGGACGCCCTCGACGTGCTCCAGCACGCCACGCTGAGCGAGGTCACCGGCACCTACAACGTCGCCGGCGACGGCGTGCTCACCCTCGCCCAGGCCGTACGCCGCCTCGGTCGCCCCTCGGTCCCGCTCCCCGGCTTCGCCGTGCCCTCCTTCGGCTCGGCGATCCGGCAGACCAAGGTCGCCGACTTCTCGCCCGAGCAGGTCGCCTTCCTCACCTACGGCCGCGGCATGGACACCACCCGGATGCGCACGATGCTCGGGTTCGAGCCGCGCTACACCACCGCCCAGGCGCTCGACGACTTCGCCACCTCGCTCACGCCCGGCCTCCTGGGGCCGGACCGGCTCCGGGCCGCCGAGCACGCCCTGGCCGGTGCGCTCCACGCGGTGAGCACCCCCGCGCGGTCCGCCGCCCCCACGGCGACCGCCCCCTCGCTGCTCGGACGGGAGGACCACGATGGGTGACGCCGAGATCATCCCGATCGGCACCCGCGGCCGCCCCGGTCGCGGCAACGGCGGGGAGCGCCCGTCGGCCGGCAGCCGTGGCCTCGCCGCCCGCACCCCGCGGCCCCGCGACACCGACCCGGTCGAGGCGCCGTCTCCGGCCGATTCCGTGGCGTCCGCCGTCGACGGGCCGCCCGCCGCCGACGCGCCGGTCGCGCCCGCGCAGCGCACGCCCGGCCCGACAGAGCCGACCGGGACGACCGGGCCGACCGCGTCCGACCGCGCCCCGGCCCGCACCGAGCACCGCCTGCCGGGTCCGGCGATCGCGCCGCGCGAGTGGCTGGCCGCGCTCACCCGCACCGCCCAGGAGATGTTCGGCGAGAGCTGGGAGCCGCGCCTGGCGCAGTTCCTGGCCGTGCTGCGGCGCCGCCTGACCGGCGAGTTCGTGGTCGACGACTTCGGGTTCGACGCCGAGTTCACCGACCGGTTCCTGCTCAGCGCGCTGCGCCCGGTCGCGCAGAAGTGGTTCCGCATCGAGGTCATCGGCGCCGACAACATCCCCGACGTCGGTGGCGCGCTCGTGGTCTCCAACCACTCCGGCACGGTCCCGGTCGACGGGATGATGACGGCGGTCACCGTCTTCGACCACACCGGTCGCCACCTCCGCCCGCTCGGGGCCGACCTGGTCTTCAAGCTCCCGCTGGTGGGCGACCTCGCCCGTCGCGGCGGCGCCACGCTGGCGTGCAACGAGGACGCCGAGCGGATGCTGCGCGAGGGCGAGCTGGTCGGGGTCTGGCCCGAGGGGTTCAAGGGCATCGGCAAGCCGTTCAGCGAGCGCTACAAGCTGCAGCGGTTCGGTCGCGGCGGCTTCGTGTCGGCGGCCATCCGGACCGGCGTACCCATCGTGCCGACGTCGGTCGTGGGGGCCGAGGAGATCTATCCCCTCGTCGGCAACGTGCCCTCGCTGGCGCGGCTGCTGGGCGTGCCCTACCTGCCGATCACGCCACTGTTCCCGCTGCTCGGGCCCCTGGGGCTGATCCCGCTGCCCTCGAAGTGGCTGATCGAGTTCGGCGAGCCGATCCGCACCGACGAGTACGACGCGGGCGCGGCCGACGACCCGATGCTGGTCTTCAACGTCACCGACCAGGTGCGCGAGTCGATCCAGCAGACGCTCTACACCCTGCTGATGAAGCGGCGCTCGGTCTTCTCCTGACGCCTCCGCCGGTCCTCCGGCTGAGCACCCTCAGGGCAGCAGCCCTCCGGTGACGCCGGTGACGGTGTCGTCGAGGTCCTCGGTGACCTTCTCGACGCCGTCGAGCGCCGGGCCGACCTCGGGCACCGTGGTGCGCAGCGTGCCGGTCACGCCGGTGACGGTGCCGGTGACGCCCTCGAGCAGGTCGCGGACAGGGCGGTCGGAGAGCACCTTCGGCGTCTCGGTGCGCGGGGTGATCGTGCTGGCGACCGGACCGTGCTGGTCGACCTCGACCGGGGGCACCTCGCGCTGCAGCTCCTCGGACGCCCCCACGTCTCCGGCGCTGCGCTGGGCTGCGTCGCGCAGGTCGCGCAGCTCCCCGAGCCGGAGGTCCTCCATGGCCCGGCGGTCGAGGCCGGCCTGGGCCACGGGACGCGCGAGCAGGGCGTCGACCGTGGCGCGGCCGGCGCCGGCGGCGACCGAGGTCGGCATCACGAGCTCCTCGCCCTGGCAGCCGGGGCAGAGGTCCTGCGCCCGCAGGTCGAGGTCGGCCAGGGTGTCGGCGGCGTCCACGAGGGCAGCGGCGACGACGGGCTCGGCGTCCTGCGAGAGCGTGTCGAGCGCCTTCATCTGCGCGGCGGCGAAGCTGCGGACGGCGACGACGTCGGCCTGGTCCTGCTCGGCCTCGTAGGCGGCGAACAGCCGGGAAGACCCGTCGGCGGCGGACGCGCGGAACGACCGCAGCGCGCCCGTCACGAGGCGGTCGTCGGCGCCCTCGTCCTGCAGCTCCTGGGCCTCCTGGAGGCGGGTGGCGGCCTGGTCGAGCACGGACCGGCCCTTGCGGGCCTCGCCCACGGCGAGCGTGGTGCCGACCTGCTCGGTGCCGCGCTTGACCGGGTAGAGCGTCTCGCCCGGCAGGGCGTCGCCCGACGCGGCGGCCAGGCCGGCGGTGCTGCCGACGATGACGAGCGAGGCGGCGACCGCGCCGACGCGGCGGCGGGCCGGGGTGACGGGCCGCAGCGTCCGGACGACGGCGGTGCGGTCGGGGACCAGCTCGGTCTCGGCGGCGGCCATCAGGCGGGCGCGGAGGTCGGAGCTGAACCCGGCACGGGGCTGCACGGCCGGGTGCTCGGTGAGCAGCCCGACGGTGCGGACCAGACGGGCCTGGCGTGCGGACTCCTCGGCCGTGCCGGCGCCGTCGAGGACGCGCTGGAGCTCCTCGGCGGTGCCGCGAGATGAGGAGGTGGGGCTCATGCGGGTCGTCCTGAACTGCTGGTGGTGGCGTCCGGGCCACGGCGCAGGGCCGGGCTCGGCGTACATCCTGTCGAGCCCCACAACGACGCGTCGCGCGGCGAAGTTATGGCGCTGGACAAGTTACCGTCCGGCAACATCCACCCCTCGGACAGCCGGACATTCCGGACGGCGTACGGCGGGGTCGTGGGGGGCCTCATCGGAGGTCCTCCGGCAACGCCTTGGCGAGGTTGCGGACCCCGCGCAGCTGCAGCTGCTTGACCGCCCCGGCGCTGCGACCGAGGACCTCGGCGGTCTCGGCGATCGAGAGCCCCTGCAGGAACCGCATCACCAGGCAGTCGCGCTGCTCGGTGGGCAGGTCGCCCAGCGCCTCCATCAGCGCCTCGTTCGTGAGCGAGGCGAGCACGGCGCTCTCGGGGCCCTCGGCGGTGCTGTCGAGGGTGCCCATGTCCTCGGTGGTGTGCTCGAGTCGCGTGCGGCCCGCCTTGTAGTGGTCGGTGGTGAGGTTGCGCGCGATGGTGGTCAGCCAGGCGCCGAAGTCCTTGCCCTGCCAGCGGAAGGTGCTCATCGCCCGGAGCGCGCGGAAGAAGGTGTCCGAGGTGAGGTCCTCGGCCAGCTGCACCGAGCCGACGCGGTAGTAGAGGAACCGGAAGACGCCGGAGTGGTAGTGGTCGTAGAGCTGGCCGAACGCCTCGGCGTCGCCGCCGCGGGCGAGCTCGACCAGCGCGATCAGCCGGGCCTGCTCGGCCTCGTCCTCGGCCGAGGACGCCGCCTGGTCGGCGTCGCCGTGGTCGCCGGGACCGCTGCCGGGCCCGGTGGTGCCCGCCGCGGTGCTGGACTGCGCCATGAGCAGCCATCCCGCCGGGGTGGTCGCCGGGGGGAGGGCCGGTCCCGCCGGCACCGGCGCGGGGGCGAGCAGCACCTCCAGGACGGC harbors:
- a CDS encoding aldo/keto reductase; its protein translation is MSAELGLGTAALGRPEYLNLGHGDDLAADAGPERYDVQRLRSHAVAVLDAAWEAGVRHYDAARSYGAAEEFLGGWLAAAPARRREVRVGSKWGYTYVAGFSPGAAEHETKDHSVATLERQWPETLAALGGPPDLYLVHSLTSDSPALGDEAVLRRLRALADEGVRVGLSTSGPDQADVLRRALALPDPPFTTVQSTWNPLEPSAGPALARAHDAGWLVVVKEAMANGRLAGPQSVLATAAHELSSTPDAVALAVAAAQPWADVVLAGASTTAQLHANLAARDLVVPAGGWEGHAEPAAAYWEHRRSLPWT
- a CDS encoding proline dehydrogenase family protein, producing the protein MLRQLLLLLSRSPAVKGLVTRVPVSSAIVTRYVPGEATEQAVAATTELAADGLQVTLDFLGEDTLDQAQAESTVQAYLELLEALGRAGLARHAEVSVKLSAVGQALPEVGERLSTDNARRICAAAHQLGTTVTLDMEDHTTTDRTLATLRELRRDYPETGAVLQAYLHRTEADCRDLAHEGSRVRLCKGAYNEPESVAFTDRHEVDRSYVRCLKVLMAGSGYPMVATHDPRMVKIAAALATRNGRMPGTYEFQMLYGIRAEEQQRLARAGEQVRVYLPYGDEWYGYLMRRLAERPANLTFFLRSLVSQK
- the proC gene encoding pyrroline-5-carboxylate reductase translates to MSAEQPGAGAASPLSSGTTTAVIGAGVMGETLISGLVRGGHDPSLLLVVEKRVDRAQVLADRYGVRVVDDLAAVAVADTVALVVKPQDMSEVLAEVRDHVVPGQLVVSLAAGITTAFVEARLQPGVAVVRVMPNTPALVDEGMAAISAGSHCDVEHLARAEAMLAVTGKVLRVPEKQQDAVTAISGSGPAYLFFVVEAMIEAGVHLGLPRSTATELVVQTVVGSATLLRETGEHPTVLREQVTSPGGTTAAAIRELEDHKVRAAFLTAMEAARNRSVALARDED
- a CDS encoding acetoin utilization protein AcuC, whose protein sequence is MDEHRSCRASLVYDESLTGYDFGPEHPMNPVRVDLTVDLARHAGVLDTLSVVAAPDATEDDLVTVHDPAMIEAVMRSSRDPALTDLPRGLGGDDNPTFARMHEAARHVVGASVEAARQVCTGQVDHAANIAGGLHHAMPDRVSGFCVYNDVAVAIRWLLEHGAERVAYVDVDVHHGDGVERIFYDDPRVLTISLHETGQMLFPGTGFPAESGGPDAVGTAVNVALPPGTADAGWLRAFHAVVPPLLREFAPDVLVTQQGCDSHRDDPLAHLALSVDGQRASYLALHELAHETAGGKWVALGGGGYAVVDVVPRAWTHLLGVLAGAPLATDVATPEAWREGVLERLGVRAPSRMTDGRSAAYKDWGEGFDPDTWLDRAVQATRDATFPEHGLDPML
- a CDS encoding helix-turn-helix domain-containing protein, which codes for MPTNKPGDISEVKFLTVAEVAALMRVSKMTVYRLVHNGELPAVRVGRSFRVSEDDVDEYLKTSFYDAG
- a CDS encoding 30S ribosomal protein bS22, giving the protein MGSVIKKRRKRMAKKKHRKLLKKTRVQRRRLGK
- a CDS encoding NAD-dependent epimerase/dehydratase family protein encodes the protein MGHVVLVTGVAGDLGRRFAAQLSEAPGVDRVVAVDVLPPRGDLGQAHFVRADIRNPVIAKVMVRERVDTVVHASVAATPAAAGGRSSTKELNVIGTMQLLAACQQAPDVRKLVLKSNAAFYGASHRDPAKFTEGMTAKRLAGGGFAKDVNEVESYTRGFARRRPDVDVTTLRLANVIGPRITTAMSGYFRLPVVPTVLGHNPRLQLLHEQDALDVLQHATLSEVTGTYNVAGDGVLTLAQAVRRLGRPSVPLPGFAVPSFGSAIRQTKVADFSPEQVAFLTYGRGMDTTRMRTMLGFEPRYTTAQALDDFATSLTPGLLGPDRLRAAEHALAGALHAVSTPARSAAPTATAPSLLGREDHDG
- a CDS encoding lysophospholipid acyltransferase family protein, whose protein sequence is MGDAEIIPIGTRGRPGRGNGGERPSAGSRGLAARTPRPRDTDPVEAPSPADSVASAVDGPPAADAPVAPAQRTPGPTEPTGTTGPTASDRAPARTEHRLPGPAIAPREWLAALTRTAQEMFGESWEPRLAQFLAVLRRRLTGEFVVDDFGFDAEFTDRFLLSALRPVAQKWFRIEVIGADNIPDVGGALVVSNHSGTVPVDGMMTAVTVFDHTGRHLRPLGADLVFKLPLVGDLARRGGATLACNEDAERMLREGELVGVWPEGFKGIGKPFSERYKLQRFGRGGFVSAAIRTGVPIVPTSVVGAEEIYPLVGNVPSLARLLGVPYLPITPLFPLLGPLGLIPLPSKWLIEFGEPIRTDEYDAGAADDPMLVFNVTDQVRESIQQTLYTLLMKRRSVFS
- a CDS encoding DUF5667 domain-containing protein, whose translation is MSPTSSSRGTAEELQRVLDGAGTAEESARQARLVRTVGLLTEHPAVQPRAGFSSDLRARLMAAAETELVPDRTAVVRTLRPVTPARRRVGAVAASLVIVGSTAGLAAASGDALPGETLYPVKRGTEQVGTTLAVGEARKGRSVLDQAATRLQEAQELQDEGADDRLVTGALRSFRASAADGSSRLFAAYEAEQDQADVVAVRSFAAAQMKALDTLSQDAEPVVAAALVDAADTLADLDLRAQDLCPGCQGEELVMPTSVAAGAGRATVDALLARPVAQAGLDRRAMEDLRLGELRDLRDAAQRSAGDVGASEELQREVPPVEVDQHGPVASTITPRTETPKVLSDRPVRDLLEGVTGTVTGVTGTLRTTVPEVGPALDGVEKVTEDLDDTVTGVTGGLLP
- a CDS encoding sigma-70 family RNA polymerase sigma factor, coding for MERDEVLRGLDALRRAVLEVLLAPAPVPAGPALPPATTPAGWLLMAQSSTAAGTTGPGSGPGDHGDADQAASSAEDEAEQARLIALVELARGGDAEAFGQLYDHYHSGVFRFLYYRVGSVQLAEDLTSDTFFRALRAMSTFRWQGKDFGAWLTTIARNLTTDHYKAGRTRLEHTTEDMGTLDSTAEGPESAVLASLTNEALMEALGDLPTEQRDCLVMRFLQGLSIAETAEVLGRSAGAVKQLQLRGVRNLAKALPEDLR